The genomic DNA CGCCCCAGTGCAGTGACTCCGCCTCGATAGTTATTGTCAGGAGTTCGTCCAAATTCTCCGGTCCAGACAACCAACGTGTCGTCAAGAAGTCCTCGCATTTTCAAATCTTTGATCAGAGCCGCAATCGGTTGATCGACACTGGCGATTCGAGAGGCATGGCCTTTTTCAAGGTAGTCATGGCTGTCCCATCCCCCAGCGAAAATTTGCACAAACCGAACGCCCTCTTCGACAAGACGACGAGCCATCATGCATTGCCTCCCGAAACTGGCAGTCTCTTTGCGATCAAGTCCGTATGCCTCTTGAAGATGTTTCGGTTCGCGATCAATATCAATGATTCCTGGAACTGCCATCTGCATTCGGTAAGCCAATTCATAACTTTCCATTCGAGCCGCCAGTTCCGCATGTTCAGGGTGCTCCTGCGCATGAGCTTGATTCAACATCGCCAGCTGATCAAGCGCCTTTCGCTGATGCTCCCGAGTCTTGTACTTCGGCGGGTTGAGATCCAGAATCGGTGAGCCAGTTGAACGGAGACGCGTCCCCTGAAAGTGAGCAGGGAGAAAACCATTCGTCCAATTCGCTGGACCAGCTTGAGGCAATGCGAGCTCAGTCATCACTACGTAACCGGGCAGGTTTCGATTCTCCGATCCAAGACCGTAAGTCATCCACGCTCCGACCCCCGGATCGCCGCCCAGTCTGCTGCCGGTATTCATATGCAGAAGTGCTTCAGGATGATTGAGAGACTCAGCCTTGCAGCCTCGGTACACGCAAAGCTCGTCAGCAACTTCCGGATCTGCCAAGTACTTCCACTGATCAGACATCTCAATACCGGAGTTGCCGACTTTGCGAGACTTGAACGGGCTACCCACGAAAAACCGCTTCCCTGTCGCAAGTCCTTTAGTTCGAGTCGACTCGCCAAGATGAAGCTTCGTCAGTGCAGGTTTAGGATCGAACGTGTCGATGTGTGACGGCCCACCCTCCATAAAGAGCATAATGACAGCCTTGGCTTTCGGCTTGTGCATCGGCTGCTGAGTGGCGAGTGGCCCTTCGCGGTTCTCTGCTTGCAAAGCTGTCATTGCGACGGCCCCCAATGACGAACCAAGGCCGTACAAAAATTCACGTCGGTGTAGAGTTGACATACGTCGTCCATTCAGTTTTGAGAGTGAGTGATGTATCGAACCAGCCTGAACTTTCTGCATTCGTCGCTGTCCTCAATGCTTTGTAGAGAGGCTCAGTACACGTACAGAAATTCATTCGAGTTCAACAACAACAAACAGACGTCAGCTAATGCTCTGGTTTCCGATGAGACCGTCCATGGCTTTGGATCGGGAACGTAGTCTTCATAAACATTCAATTTTTCAATGAACTCAAACGGCTCACCAGTAAACTCTTCAACGAGCGATCGCACGACTTGAGTTGGGTACTCGACCGTCTCGGGCTGATGCTTTTTGTGATACACCTGCATTTCCTTAAGGTATCCGTGCAATCGCGACAACTCCACTGCCTTTGGCTCGCGAGCAAAGGCAAGCTGCAAAGCCCGCCGAATTTGCTGAACCGTGTCGGTCGGTTGTTCCTTTTGTAATCGCAGTGCAAATGCAATCGATCGATCAGTCATCACATCACTGTTGAGCAAAGTAAATGCCTGAGGCGTGACAGCAGCCGAGTCACGCATTTCACAAGATTCGTTAGGATTCGGTTGATTCATGATTTCGAGAAGTGGATCGGCCTGCCCTCGCACGCGGTAAGCATAAATCGTTCTACGATTCCGTTCTGCAGGTGTCCTTGAAGGCTGGTAAGCAGGAGCAATCGAAAACTGAATCATCCGGGGCTGAAGAGCCACTTCCATGTTGATCTCAGGCATAATGGGAACACCTCCCAATTCCCGGTTGAGTTCTCCACTGATCAACAAGGTGCTGTCGCGCAACTCTTCAGCAGTAAGTCTGCGAGGAGGAAACGACGCCAGCAGATCGCTGTTTGGATCGACGGTCGCCTGCTTCTCGGACTCGAACGGCCTGCTAGATCGCTGATAGACTTCCGACGACATAATGAGCCGATGTAATCGTTTTATCTTCCACCCATTCTCAATGAAGTCAGCTGTCAACCAGTCTAACAATTCAGGATGCGTCGGTTTGCCTCCCTTTGCACCAAAGTTATTGGCTGTCTTTACGATCCCTTTACCAAAATGATATTGCCACACACGATTG from Thalassoglobus polymorphus includes the following:
- a CDS encoding DUF1501 domain-containing protein: MSTLHRREFLYGLGSSLGAVAMTALQAENREGPLATQQPMHKPKAKAVIMLFMEGGPSHIDTFDPKPALTKLHLGESTRTKGLATGKRFFVGSPFKSRKVGNSGIEMSDQWKYLADPEVADELCVYRGCKAESLNHPEALLHMNTGSRLGGDPGVGAWMTYGLGSENRNLPGYVVMTELALPQAGPANWTNGFLPAHFQGTRLRSTGSPILDLNPPKYKTREHQRKALDQLAMLNQAHAQEHPEHAELAARMESYELAYRMQMAVPGIIDIDREPKHLQEAYGLDRKETASFGRQCMMARRLVEEGVRFVQIFAGGWDSHDYLEKGHASRIASVDQPIAALIKDLKMRGLLDDTLVVWTGEFGRTPDNNYRGGVTALGRGHNADAMNMWFAGGGTKAGSVVGATDEIGSEAVEVVHPIRDVHITMLHLMGLDDNKLTYFHAGRYKQLSQFGGELIPEIIA